The Elgaria multicarinata webbii isolate HBS135686 ecotype San Diego chromosome 7, rElgMul1.1.pri, whole genome shotgun sequence nucleotide sequence CGCTGAACCTGACGCCCGAGGACGCGGTGGAGGCGCTGATCGGCGCgccgccccaccaccaccaccaccatcatccccaccaccaccagggcgccgtcgggggcggcggcgggggcggctaCGAGGGCTTCCGCGGCGGGCCGGCCTTCCCCGGCGAGGAGCTGGCGCCGTCGGGCCACGCgccgcaccaccaccaccaccaccaccacggcggccaccaccaccacggccACGGCCACCACCACCTGCGCCTGGAGGAGCGCTTCTCGGACGACCAGCTGGTCTCGATGTCGGTGCGCGAGCTGAACCGGCAGCTGCGCGGCTTCAGCAAGGAGGAGGTGATCCGCCTCAAGCAGAAGCGGCGCACGCTCAAGAACCGCGGCTACGCGCAGTCGTGCCGCTACAAGCGCGTCCAGCAGCGGCACATCCTGGAGAACGAGAAGTGCCAGCTGCAGGGCCAGGTGGAGCAGCTCAAGCAGGAGGTGGCGCGCCTGGCCAAGGAGCGCGACCTCTACAAGGAGAAGTACGAGAAGCTGGCCGGGCGCgccttcgccgccgccgccgccagggagCCCTCGCCCGCCCAGCCCGGCGGGGCCAACGCCGCCAAGCCCCCGACGGCCGACTTCTTCATGTGAAGGGGCCCGCGGCGCCCCCAGGAGTAGGAGGGAGGCCGGCCCGGCCGGGGCGCGGGGGGACAGGCCGCAGAGCCCCCTCCTCGCCCACGGATCGAGCGGCTGCTGGCCCCCGGGTCGCCCTTCTCTGGGAGAGAAGTTGTAAATAAGAGACCCCCCGATACTGCCCCCCCCTCGGGTGGACGGAGGTGGTCTCCCTGGGACGGTGGAGGGCGAGAGAAGAACGCAAGGAAGAGGGGCACGGGGGGGGGATAGAAAggaccccccaccccgccgccgaTGCCGCCAACGCACTGATTCCCTTCCTGCCTTTCTACGCGGCGACCTTTCCCCCGAGGGCCGGGCTCAGGGCTGGCTCGCCCCCTTTCCCCTCCGTCTTTTTGTACTGCTCGAAAGAGAAGCGCGGggaccggcggcggcggcg carries:
- the MAFA gene encoding transcription factor MafA, with the protein product MASELALSAAELPSSPLAIEYVNDFDLMKFEVKKEPPEAERFCHRLPPPGSLSSTPLSTPCSSVPSSPSFCAPSPGGGQPAPGLAHPAGGGGLGLGPPGGGGAAGKAQLEDLYWMSSYQHHLNPEALNLTPEDAVEALIGAPPHHHHHHHPHHHQGAVGGGGGGGYEGFRGGPAFPGEELAPSGHAPHHHHHHHHGGHHHHGHGHHHLRLEERFSDDQLVSMSVRELNRQLRGFSKEEVIRLKQKRRTLKNRGYAQSCRYKRVQQRHILENEKCQLQGQVEQLKQEVARLAKERDLYKEKYEKLAGRAFAAAAAREPSPAQPGGANAAKPPTADFFM